One stretch of Leishmania panamensis strain MHOM/PA/94/PSC-1 chromosome 29 sequence DNA includes these proteins:
- a CDS encoding hypothetical protein (TriTrypDB/GeneDB-style sysID: LpmP.29.2700): MHTSNRKVDKAPAASQKANEASRGSKFGSFVRSDAVPGYAGVEDATLMPQLPIPSPIMPYYGQYSPICALSPGAAPMGFSMPPQTGTGSPQMWIPGMIPPLPGANSNATLTPHPYVSPYGAGAQPMMYVPLPYSYPPCMAATATTSTPALGAAFNGQQSAKAAAQGATPPYTATMAALHQSHSGTGEPPNLSPPFMEAPSTNSTVPTPSAVLMPAPVPSITTIELSAMPLMPNTVLPPGDPFCPAGVTVPSQYATASALCFSDAPAAEELLSVRSHRCNNVANGFPAVSQQSEMQATPTDAVAADLNAP, from the coding sequence ATGCACACCTCCAATCGGAAAGTCGACAAGGCGCCTGCAGCGTCACAGAAGGCCAATGAAGCGTCTAGAGGCTCAAAGTTTGGTTCTTTCGTCCGGAGCGATGCCGTTCCCGGCTACGCAGGCGTTGAGGATGCTACACTTATGCCGCAGCTTCCAATACCATCACCGATAATGCCGTACTACGGACAGTATTCTCCCAtctgcgctctctcccctggTGCCGCACCGATGGGATTTTCCATGCCCCCACAAACTGGCACCGGCTCTCCGCAAATGTGGATACCCGGTATGATTCCACCTCTACCTGGCGCAAATTCGAACGCGACGCTCACCCCTCATCCCTACGTATCGCCGTATGGTGCCGGTGCACAGCCCATGATGTACGTACCACTGCCCTATAGCTACCCGCCGTGCATGGCAGCGACCGcgaccacctccaccccggCGTTGGGGGCCGCTTTCAATGGTCAACAGTCTGcgaaagcggcagcgcagggaGCGACTCCCCCGTACACTGCCACAATGGCTGCCCTTCATCAGTCGCACTCCGGTACCGGCGAACCACCAAACCTCTCCCCGCCTTTCATGGAAGCACCATCAACGAACAGCACAGTACCAACGCCATCGGCGGTGTTGATGCCTGCGCCAGTGCCGAGCATCACGACCATCGAGCTCTCCGCGATGCCTCTCATGCCCAACACCGTGTTGCCACCTGGCGACCCATTCTGTCCTGCAGGGGTGACAGTGCCGTCCCAATACGCCACTGCATCggctctctgcttctctgacGCCCCTGCCGCGGAGGAGTTACTTTCTGTGCGCTCGCATCGGTGCAACAACGTGGCCAACGGCTTTCCGGCTGTGTCGCAGCAAAGTGAGATGCAGGCAACCCCAACggatgctgttgctgctgaccTCAATGCACCTTAG